A genomic segment from Gracilinanus agilis isolate LMUSP501 chromosome 1, AgileGrace, whole genome shotgun sequence encodes:
- the LOC123231371 gene encoding enoyl-CoA hydratase, mitochondrial-like gives MASLSTLLFRGPALLRSCPRLSGARTYAAGGNFEYILTEKKGKNNNVGLIQLNRPKALNALCQGLIGEINQALETFQEDPSIGAIVLTGSEKAFAAGADIKEMQDKTFQACYSETLLKNWDRITQLKKPIIAAVNGYALGGGCELAMMCDIIYAGEKAQFGQPEILIGTIPGAGGTQRLTRVVGKSLAMEMVLTGDRISAQEAKQAGLVSKIFPVDKLVEEAILCAEKIAKNSKIVTEMAKESVNAAYETTLAEGIKTEKKLFYSTFATEDRKEGMTAFVEKRKPNFKDK, from the coding sequence ATGGCCTCTCTGTCCACGCTGCTGTTCCGTGGGCCCGCCCTGCTCCGCAGCTGCCCGCGGCTGTCCGGGGCCCGCACCTACGCTGCGGGTGGTAACTTTGAATACATCCTTactgaaaagaaagggaagaataataaTGTGGGGCTGATCCAGCTGAATCGGCCAAAGGCCCTGAATGCACTTTGCCAGGGCCTGATTGGGGAGATCAACCAGGCCCTGGAGACATTTCAAGAGGATCCATCTATAGGAGCCATCGTCCTGACAGGTTCAGAAAAGGCATTTGCAGCTGGAGCAGATATCAAGGAGATGCAGGATAAAACTTTCCAGGCTTGTTACTCAGAGACGTTATTAAAGAACTGGGACCGGATCACCCAGCTCAAGAAGCCAATAATAGCTGCTGTCAATGGCTACGCACTTGGGGGAGGCTGTGAGCTTGCTATGATGTGCGACATCATCTATGCTGGAGAGAAAGCTCAATTTGGACAGCCAGAGATCCTAATAGGGACCATCCCAGGTGCGGGGGGAACTCAGAGACTTACCCGAGTGGTTGGAAAGTCCTTGGCAATGGAGATGGTTCTTACAGGTGACCGAATCTCAGCTCAAGAAGCCAAGCAAGCAGGCCTCGTCAGCAAAATTTTCCCTGTGGACAAGCTGGTTGAAGAAGCCATCCTGTGTGCTGAAAAAATTGCCAAAAATTCAAAAATTGTGACAGAAATGGCCAAAGAATCCGTGAATGCAGCTTATGAGACGACATTAGCAGAAGGAATTAAAACAGAGAAGAAACTCTTCTATTCCACTTTTGCCACTGAGGATCGGAAAGAGGGAATGACTGCATTTGTGGAGAAGAGGAAGCCCAACTTCAAGGACAAATAA